CTCCAGCTCAGTGATACCACTGAGctgtttcccttctctcaagGATCACAGTTCTACAAGGATCACAGTTCTGCACTGCCAGTTTTCTATTGTTTGAAAGCCAGTGATTCACGTTTTGTCTTGTTTCCTAGTTGTTTAATgcgggagggaggggagagtAACATAAATCCAGTCCCTGTTACTCCATTATTCAGAAGCAGAAGTGAGAGCCTATACACTTAACACCATAGTAACTCCAGATTTACTAAGTAGTTAGAGGGAGCTGGGGAAGCAAAGCTTCAGAAACTTGAAGAGAACCCTGCAACACCTTGCAGGGATGGGGCAGTGTTCTTCAGGAGGCTATGTATGCTTTGAATCAGGGTCCACTCTATGGTGCCATTTCTCCCATAATCAGGATTCACAGCTcggaaagggagaaataaaactatccatatttgcaaatgacataattgtctatttagaaaatcctacagaattgtattaattagggttctctagggaaacagaaccaacaggagatatctataagtgagattttataaaagtgtctcacgtaactgaagaacagccgatggcatccagaatacctctatTAACTGTGAAgacatgtggctagcatctgctgatcctttgctccagggttctggtttcacaatggctttctccaaaatgtctctgggcttctctctcttagcttctctgaagcaaactctgggcaagaatctccaagtgtcagcttccaagcatctctccaaaagtctctcttgactgttcttgaggcattttgtcctctcttagctcctctggagcaaattctgggctagcatctcaaagcatcagcaagcatctgggtctgctgcttttaaaggactccagtaaactaatcaagatccacgctgaatgggtggggccacacctccatggaaataatataatcaaaagtatctccatggaaacaacctactccagatatcctacaagattggattaaaacatggcttttgggggaacataatatatccaactgGCACAAGAATTTACTGAAAAAAATTCCTAGAGCTAatagttcagcaaggttgcaggatacaagattaacaatcaaaaatcaattttatttttgtataataaCAGTGAGCACTGgacacaaattaaaaatatactatttgCAGTCACTCAAAAATTAAGTACTTTGTTAATCTAACAAAAATATGTTCAGGATTTCAATGCTGACAACTACAcgatgctgatgaaagaaattacagaaaatctaaataaacgGAGAGACATagagtgttcatggattgaaagactcaaCATAGTACAAATATCAGTACTTCCCAAATTGACATACAGCTTTAATACAGTTtgtatcaaaatcccagcaagattttttgtagatatagTCAAGATTCTTCTTCAATGTATTTGGAAAGGCAGAGGAGCTATAATAGttgaaacaattttgaaaaagaagacttataattttgaaaaaggacTTATAATTTAGCTACAGTATTTAAGACTGTATGGTATTGCAGAGGGATGAACACACAGAGCAATGGAACAGAACAACCAGAAATAGACCTACATAAATAtgcacaatttatttttaacaaagttgCAAAAGCAATCCAGTGTAATTTTCAACAATGGTGCTGGAGCAGTTGGACAGCCATAGTTAAAAATTTATGAACCTCAACCTAAGTCTCACACtttattcaaaaatcaactcaaaatggatcatgaacttttcaaaaagtaaaatgtaaaactataaaactattagggaaaagaaacatgaaaaaaatcttcaggatctagggctaggcaaagagttctcAGACTTGGTAACAGAAGcataaatcataaaaataaaagttgataaactggacttcatcaaaatttttgcTCTGCAGTAAAATCtcattaagaggatgaaaagacaaactacacagtggaagaaaaatatttgccaatctCATATCTAACACTAGTATCTCGAATATAAAAGAACTCTAAAATCTCAATAGTAAGAAAatccagttagaaaatgggcaaaagacttaacagacatttcatcaaagaggatctatagatggcaaataagtacatgaaaagatgttcaatatcactagccagtgaggaaatacaaattaaaacttgaatgagatatcactacacaactaccagaatgactaaaataaaaaataatgaccaaGGATGGGGAGAAACTGGGTCACTCATACATTACTGGTTTTATCAATGCAATATCATTTTGACTATCCCTGGGAATATCAGTTACAGTTTGTTTGAAATTATCTTCTATTTCCTACATTGACTATTTTGAGCTAtttgcatagtttttttttttagtttggttCCCCTGTTTTGAACTGATTTCCTCAAAAGACCAGTAAATTTTGTTGCTTGCTTATGGTTTTAGTGATTTTTGAGTAACCAGTAATGTTGTCTGGTATGAGCTATCTcagcagttgcatgagtcactatTTGATGTTTTCCCCTCCCTCCTAGCCCTTAAACCAAGGCAGATAGCCATGAACGCCCAAGGGCAAGCTTTGTTCTTGCTGTGGTGAGAAGCTGGGAGCTAAGCTTCCCCAGCCTCTGCCCTTGACTGAGGAGGCTGAACGGCAGCTATGCCCAATTTTACCTAACATACCACCCAAAGTAAGTTAAGCCTGGGAATGAATACTGCATtagcaagattttttaaaatactgctaCTTAATGCTGGTGATGGTGTGATAAGATAGTTTTTTATACCACTGGTATAAAAAATTTATACCACTTTCTGGAAAGTAATTAGGCAGAGTCTaaaaaaggcttttaaaattttcattctctttggtCTAATACTCATATTTCTAGAAGTCTAAAAGAATTAGAGAAGTGGACATGGATTTATATTTAGAGATCTTAATTACAGTGTTACATTAGGGGAAagttggaaacaatctaaatgatttacagaagaggaaatggtaTGTCAGTTGTGTTGCAGCtaaatgatggaatattttgcagccaATTTACAAATGCTTAATGACATGGAGAAATGCTTATgatacaatgttgaatgaaaaaatcGGTATATTTTATAGACAGTGTAAtccttctttattaaaaaaaaaaagaaaaaggaaagcatttttgtatatggtaaaaAGACCAGAAATGAATACAACAGATCATCAGTGGTAGGCTTCTGGgtgatgtgttttattttttttcttcttttaaactcttttgtatttttcaaattttctacagtGAGTCTTTGtgacatttataaaacagtaaatGGGAAACTCTCCCCTCACcttacattgtttaaaaaaagaaccttACTTTGGAATTTGTAGGCAGAAAGGGGTTTGTTAGGATTGAATTTGCCAATTATCATAATGTGCAAATGGGTTTTGAATTCTCCAGCTTTTCACATTGTTTAGTGAGCATGGCTGCCGTTGCCAGCCCTCACAAATGAGCTTCACTGTGGCCCATCTGCTGCTCAGGCTCAGCTTGGCTGACacagatttatttcatttctttcctaaatttggcaacattttcttcttttctcattatCATAGCTGGGATTCAGTACCAGTATTACTCATTTTGTTTACcagtttgttgttttcttttgttctattttgtGAAGGCAAAGAAGCCAAAAATGGGaattctgtcttctgaaaatgCAGTGCTTGTCCTTTGGGATCTTGAGCTTGTCTTGCTAAAGTGCTGTTTTGACACTTGCAAgccatttcaattgttttgataGGTAGAAAGCTTCCTAGTGTATTTTTCAAAGAACTTAGCATTTCCCTCCTAATCCCTTCCACCccatgaaaatttgaaaatagttCCAAATAGAAATTGTAAACATTAGCCTTGAGCTACACTTTCCATCTAGTGtatggtgcatttttttttttttttttttttttttttgtaactgaaGGATCATGTCGTTCATTTCATCTTCCTCATTAATACAGAAGCACAGGGTGTGAGGCTTAAGTTTTGTCCCAAGCACCCTATGCTTAAGAAGGGATTTTCAACTGAATTGTATTTTACAGAGCACTGGGGTAGTCAACCAGATTGCTAAAAAGTTCTCAAGTGAAATTTCTGAACTGTTGAAATTGTCTTAGAGATTTCTTGAGTGGATCTGTTAGGATAGGATGGTTGCTGCTGAGACTCTTTGTGCCTGATACTTTGTTTTTTTTGAAGAGCTATTCCTTGTACAACTTTGTGCTACTTTTCTCTCTAGGTTACCCTGAAGAGACTTACCCAGTTTATGACCTTTCAGATTGCATCAAGCATAGGCAAGAAACAATCCTGGTGGATTACCCTGACCCAAAAGAGCCTTCTGCTGAAGAAATAGCTGAAAGAATGGGAGTGCTAGAAGAAGAAGAATCAGACCGTTGGGTTTGGGAAAGTCTTCCCACTGACCCCAGAACGCAGGAAGATAATTCTGTTACTCTGCATGACCGAAAGCCAAAAACATGTTCCTGCTGTTTTCATGAAGAGGAGGATCCTGCTATCTTGGCAGAGAATGCTGGATTCAGTGTAGACAGCCACAGTGAGCAAGAGGAAACCAAAGAGGAATGGCCTCAAGATTTCAAGGATGAAGGGCTGAGCATCAGTGTTGATAAAGCATATACACATGGCATGTTGAGGAAGCGGAACCCCCAGGGTTTAGAGTGAAAACACCCAATTTGGTGAAGTATCCATTACTCTAGTCCCACGGTAACCCTACTCCCCTCTCAGATTTCATCCTCGGCTCTGTAATTCATTGTGTCTGTTCAAATATTGTAGCTGTCAGGCTGCTACCATGGATATTATATATCCTTTCTCGTGCTCACATACCTGTCACTTTATAAAACTTTGTAGAGATTAGTGTGAACACAAGACAGCCTCACTCTTTCTCTTCCGGCATGTCCCCTATCAGAGAAGTTGATCCACAGAGTATGTTTGGTCTATCACAATTAGAGATGGGATTACTCAGGCAAAGGTCCAACTCTTCCTGCTAGGAGTAACAGTTTATGTGTGAATGAATATCAGCTTACAGGTGATGACTGAAGGCTGTAGGACTGAAGACTGTAGACTCCCAGATGTCTTATTCTTTGGGCCTTGAGCCAGGGTAGTGGTCCCCTGGGAAGAACAGAGCATTTCATTTGTGGGGATGATGGGCCCAGAGCAGGATAAAACTCTTCTCTGAACCGAAGCCTCTCCCTCACAGGAAGGGCCCTTCTAGGAGCACTGATGCTGCCTCAgacatctttgttttttcctccagAGTAGCAGAAGACTCCAGCTGACCTGCTCTGCTTAACCCAGAGTCACCTTTTTACTTCTGGTCTTCATTGGCTGGAGGAAGCTTTAGTCTTTGCCCTGCAGTGCCAACATGTGAGGCTGCAGGGAGGTCTGCGCAAGGGTGGCAGTCCTGTCGTGAGGACCTCAGAAGTCCAGGAAGCTAACAACAGGGGCAAAAACCTTGAATGTTGTGCCTTCCGGGTAATTTGTTCTCATAGCCACGTAAATTGAAACAGAAATGTGGACTGAGCTTGCATACCCAGCTTGCCAGCCCAACAGGGAAGCTGCGGAGTGTGTCTGTTGAGGAAAACAATATAGCAGTGCATGGAGGAAGAGACCATTTGTTTATATTTGGATATCTGAGTCTTTTGAGAGAGTGGGAGAATAGGAGGTAGATTGGGACAGGGTGGCTTTTGACCAAGCTAAAGCCTTATCTCCTGAACTGCCCATCTCTTACATGTTTTCTTGCAACAAGATGGCACAAATGAATTCTATTTAGCAAGAAGAATGAGTCAATTCATAATTCACATGCAAAACTTCAGAGTTTAAAGGAGGCATGTTCCCTGAGGACATTCCTAATCATGAAATGTGAAAGGtatgaaaattaacaaataatgtAAAGGTGTATTAGTGGCTTTTAGAGTTCCAGTGTGCCTGGCCTGAATAAGATGCCAGGAAAGAGTTAAATCACACATACAAACATGTAAGGCCTCTGTCAGAAGATACGGGATCATATCAGGATTATCAGTTAACTGAATACAGAGAAAAGTCATTAAAGATTAAGTCTATAGAATGTACATACATCTGCCTTTCATTGTCAAGTTTGTAGTTTAAAGGGTACTAAAGACAATCAGGATGTAATACTAAAGGGGAAGAATAAGGTGGGTGCTCTTTACTGTTTCGATAAATTGTTATTTCCCTTAATTCATCACGAGGGGATAATTATGAGGTGAGTTCTGAGTCCTGGTTCAAAGGTTAAAAATCTCTTTTCCCTTAGAATGCAATTCCCTTATTAGAAATAGACACTTTTGTTTCCTTCtagtttattcattaatttaacagACATTGCTGAGTGCTAAGCACTGGGAAGAAAAGACTTTTCctattctcaaaaataaaaaaaaaatagtttaacatGGGAGCTTGCCAGGTAAAATGAACCATGAACTGTACTAGAGACAGAGTAGTATAGTGCTTAAGATCATGAATTCTGCAGGCAGAAAAATGTGAGTCCTAATCCCATACCTGTATATTCTTGTTGTGAGATCTTGGTCAGCTTCTTAACTCCTCTGAGCCTTGGctttatcatttataaaataggagTAATAGAAGTCCAGTTCTCACAGTGTTGTTATGAgggtaaaatgaaataattagtgCATGTAAAACAGCATTGGCCTATCTCATACATGATAACCACTCAGTAAAtggttgctattttatttttattatacaagGTCTCATGCTGTAATAGAGATATGGACCCAAAACTACAGGAATACAAAGGAGAGAGACATCATTTTTGCTGAAATACATCCAAGAAGACTTCACAGAGGAAGTGGGCCTTGAAGCATGCTAAGAATTTCTCCAGGCAGACAAGGAAGGGAAAAGACATTCTTGGCAGAAAGAACAGTGTTGGACAAGGCAGAGGGGTATGACAGTACAGgcctacctcattttattgtgctttacagatactgcatttttttttacaaattgaaggtctgTGGCAGCCCTCATCAAGCAAATCTCTTGGCACAATTTTTCCAGCAGCATgggctcacttcatgtctctgtgtcacatgttaattaaggtatgtacagtttttttagacataatgctattgcatacttaatagactacagtatagtataaacataacttttatatgtactgggaaaccaaaaaattcgtgTGGctctttattgtggtggtctggaaccaaatcCACAATAGCTCAAAGGTGTGCCTATATATGCTATGTTCAAGTATTCTAATAAGGTTGGCACATAAAGTGTCACAAGGTGTCACAAAACCAACCCTTTGAGTGTTAGTCTTTGGAAACATTTGGGTTATGGCAATAGTCCTTGCCCAAAATACCCAGTCCTCAAGATGGCTCTTGCTGCCCTAGCTCTTGATTGGTTTATAGAGCAGGAATTTTGGTGTACCTTTCAGTCTTTCAGACTgggcaatctttttttttttattttctacaagtagttattttattcttcagaGTAACAATTGTATGTGACATAGACTCTGGAATGACTAAAGTCTTGGGACTGGTTTTGTTGCCATGCCTGCTGTCTCTTTCCTCAAGGTCCTTATTTCTCAGAACTGGTCTGGACTTGAATTTTACTAGCCCTGGCACTAGGTCTGCAGTGACCTTTGGGCACTGTGGCAGAGCATACACATCATACCTCTGGTCTAGAAAATACCTGGCTCATCTGGGACTATGACTGGCAAATTAGATGGGTGATACAGTCAGAGGATTCCCTCTCCTTGTCAGAGAAAACAACAGGAACACAAGCAAACCATGTGTTATGCTGGGCCCAGGTAAGCGTGCTGTGGAGTTGAGGCATATTGGACCTCCAGAAGAGATGGCCTGTGAGAATCACACTCTGTACCTTCTATAGCCTGGGTGACCAAATAACTTGACCAAActgggacactttggagaaaggaaGCTTAGTAATTATGCCAGGACAATAGGTATAAACCAGAACTGGCCTAGACAAGATGGCTTCAACTGAAGTTGCAAGGTAGCAGagtagggatttttaaaaatcactcctGCCACTAGAAAAATGATCTGAAGAAAAGAGATTAGAATGAACTAGGTGGTAACCCTGGAACCAGAATGGACATCTAGAACAATTGCCGAGGGGTCACGGTAAGCACGAGGCTGCCTAAAGTACAGCTTTTGTAAATGAAGTGTGAACAAGTGATCAGCCCTCATTTCTCAG
This genomic stretch from Choloepus didactylus isolate mChoDid1 chromosome 6, mChoDid1.pri, whole genome shotgun sequence harbors:
- the RIC3 gene encoding protein RIC-3 isoform X5, which encodes MCCTSFNSQLSKGKTAEDHTCSTATPGNTRRKITDFELAQLQEKLKETEEAMEKLINRVGPNGESRAETVTSDQEKQLLHQLREITRVMKEGRFIDRPTPEKEAEEAPYMEDWEGYPEETYPVYDLSDCIKHRQETILVDYPDPKEPSAEEIAERMGVLEEEESDRWVWESLPTDPRTQEDNSVTLHDRKPKTCSCCFHEEEDPAILAENAGFSVDSHSEQEETKEEWPQDFKDEGLSISVDKAYTHGMLRKRNPQGLE